From one Anguilla rostrata isolate EN2019 chromosome 12, ASM1855537v3, whole genome shotgun sequence genomic stretch:
- the eif2a gene encoding eukaryotic translation initiation factor 2A: MAPPSPVLAVRGSNGTLLLSGPPNCDEYSSFQRDNGKSRFVAFSKDGSLFGWCSGNKVSVVRVADGTLVQSLDLPKTALLEFSPLGTVLATWQPYTKTQDNPQGDANLQLWDLNSGTCLKTFYQKKVQGWCPNWSDDEKIAVRNVNNELHFFENNDFNTIANKLHLQKVSEFVLSPGPQPSKVAVYVPGSKGAPSFVRLYQYPNFGGPTSALANKSFFKSDRVTMLWNNKATAVLVTASVEVDKSGASYYGEQTLQYLSISGETAVVQLPKNGPIYDVTWSPSSSEFCVVYGFMPAKATVFNQKCDPVFDFGTGPRNAAFYSPQGHILVLAGFGNLRGQMEVWDVKKYKQVGKPQAPDSTHFSWCPDGEHIVTATCSPRLRVSNGYKIWHYTGTVLHKEDTPEGAELWEVLWQPFPDGTFPERPIKYQAAPSELGSTEAKPTQAYRPPALRNKPATASSKLHEEEPPQNLKPSSGGDKQMSKTALKNQKKREAKKAAKQEIKSDAPQVQSDSTSTSTCPASAASTAPTCGDPETDKKIKNLKKKLKAIEQLKEQQAAGKPLEKNQVEKMQKEAQLLQELDDLELGV; encoded by the exons ATGGCGCCCCCCAGCCCTGTTCTAGCAG TCCGAGGATCGAATGGGACATTGCTGCTATCCGGACCTCCGAACTGTGATGAATATTCATCTTTCCAGAG GGACAATGGCAAAAGTAGATTTGTGGCCTTCAGTAAGGATGGTTCCTTGTTTGGCTGGTGCAGTGGTAACAA AGTCAGTGTTGTGAGGGTTGCAGATGGCACATTGGTCCAGTCCCTGGACCTTCCTAAGACAGCCCTGTTGGAATTCTCCCCGTTGGGCACAGTTCTGGCTACGTGGCAGCCCTATACCA aAACACAGGACAACCCCCAGGGGGATGCTAATCTGCAGCTATGGGACCTGAACAGTGGGACCTGTCTCAAGACTTTCTATCAGAAGAAAGTCCAGGgctg GTGTCCCAACTGGTCAGATGATGAGAAAATTGCGGTCAGAAATGTTAATAATGAGCTTCACTTCTTTGAGAACAACGACTTTA ACACTATTGCCAACAAACTTCACCTGCAGAAGGTGTCAGAGTTTGTCCTTTCTCCAGGACCTCAGCCATCCAAG GTTGCTGTCTATGTCCCAGGAAGCAAGGGCGCCCCATCGTTCGTTCGGCTCTACCAGTACCCCAATTTCGGGGGCCCAACCTCCGCCCTTGCCAACAAAAGCTTCTTTAAGTCTGACAGAGTGACAATGCTGTGGAACAATAAAG CCACGGCGGTGCTGGTAACTGCCAGCGTGGAAGTGGATAAATCAGGCGCCTCGTACTATGGGGAACAGACCCTGCAGTACCTGTCCATCAGTGGAGAGACTGCAGTGGTCCAGCTAC CAAAGAACGGGCCGATTTACGATGTGACATGGAGCCCCAGCTCCTCGGAGTTCTGTGTGGTGTACGGCTTCATGCCGGCCAAGGCCACCGTCTTCAACCAGAAGTGCGATCCCGTTTTCGACTTTGGCACGGGCCCCCGGAACGCCGCCTTCTACAGCCCACAGGGCCACATCCTGGTGCTGGCCGGGTTCGGGAACCTGCGCGGCCAGATGGAGGTGTGGGACGTGAAGAAGTACAAGCAGGTGGGCAAGCCGCAGGCGCCCGACTCCACCCACTTCTCCTGGTGCCCCGACGGCGAGCACATCGTCACGGCCACCTGCTCCCCGCGGCTCCGGGTCAGCAACGGGTACAAGATCTGGCACTACACGGGCACGGTGCTGCACAAGGAAGACACCCCCGAGGGTGCGGAGCTGTGGGAGGTCCTGTGGCAGCCCTTCCCCGATGGGACTTTCCCTGAGAGGCCTATCAAGTACCAGGCGGCGCCGAGCGAGCTCGGAAGCACCGAGGCCAAGCCCACCCAGGCTTACCGCCCGCCCGCTCTGCGGAATAAACCCGCCACCGCCAGCTCAAAATTG CATGAAGAGGAACCTCCACAGAACCTGAAGCCCAGTTCGGGGGGAGACAAGCAGATGTCCAAGACTGCTCTGAAGAACCAAAAAAAGCGGGAGGCCAAAAAAGCTGCCAAACAG GAGATCAAATCGGATGCCCCTCAGGTGCAGTCTgactccacctccacctccacatgCCCCGCCTCTGCTGCCAGCACCGCCCCTACGTGTGGTGACCCTGAAACTGACAAGAAGATAAAGAACCTGAAGAAG AAACTGAAAGCTATTGAGCAGCTGAAGGAACAACAGGCAGCTGGGAAACCTTTGGAAAAAAACCAG GTTGAGAAGATGCAGAAAGAAGCCCAACTGCTGCAGGAACTGGATGATCTAGAGCTGGGAGTTTGA